One genomic window of Oryctolagus cuniculus chromosome 11, mOryCun1.1, whole genome shotgun sequence includes the following:
- the UPK3A gene encoding uroplakin-3a, translated as MPLLWALLALGCLRFGSAVNLQPQLASVTFATNNPTLTTVALEKPLCVFDSSGALNGTYEVYLYVLEDSAGSRNASVQDSTNAPLDSTFQQTQGGRTGPYRAVAFDLTPCSDLPNLDAVGDVTQASEILNAYLVKVGGNGSCLWDPNFQGLCNAPLSAATQYRFKYILVNTATGLVQDQTLWSDAIRTNRPAPYAAIDTWPGRRSGGMIVITSILGSLPFFLLLGFAGAVVLSFLDMGTADGEMTHDSQILQEAAPRSLGSSEPSYASVNRGPPLDRAEAYSGKLQD; from the exons ATGCCTCTGCTctgggccctgctggccctcggctGCCTGCGGTTCGGCTCGG CGGTGAACCTCCAGCCTCAACTGGCCAGCGTGACTTTCGCCACCAACAACCCCACCCTCACCACCGTGGCCTTGGAAAAGCCGCTCTGCGTGTTTGACAGCTCGGGGGCCCTCAACGGCACCTACGAAGTCTACCTCTACGTCCTGGAGGACTCGG CCGGCTCCAGGAATGCCTCCGTGCAGGACAGCACCAACGCCCCCCTGGACTCGACCTTCCAGCAGACCCAGGGCGGGAGGACAGGCCCCTACAGGGCTGTGGCCTTTGACCTGACCCCCTGCAGCGACCTGCCCAACCTGGATGCTGTCGGGGACGTGACCCAGGCCTCGGAGATCCTGAACGCATACCTGGTGAAGGTGGGCGGCAATGGGAGCTGCCTGTGGGACCCTAACTTCCAGGGCCTCTGCAACGCTCCCCTGTCGGCAGCCACACAGTACAG GTTCAAGTACATCCTGGTCAACACGGCCACAGGCTTGGTCCAGGACCAGACTCTGTGGTCAGATGCCATCCGCACCAACCGGC CCGCCCCCTACGCGGCCATCGACACGTGGCCGGGCCGGCGCAGCGGGGGCATGATCGTCATCACCTCCATCCTGGGCTCCCTGCCCTTCTTCCTGCTGCTGGGCTTCGCTGGAGCCGTCGTCCTCAGCTTCCT GGACATGGGCACCGCGGACGGGGAAATGACACACGACTCCCAGATCCTGCAGGAGGCtgcccccaggtccctgggcagcTCGGAGCCGTCCTACGCGTCTGTGAACCGGGGGCCGCCCCTGGACAGGGCCGAGGCATACTCCGGCAAGCTGCAGGACTGA